A window of Lacibacter sediminis contains these coding sequences:
- a CDS encoding TolB-like translocation protein, with protein sequence MKCILFLAAIFSAALISAQKTPQVFEPGIISTGGEFGLTISPDSKTAFWVRSNGGRDTLIILQSEKRNGKWQKPVPAVFSTRNAEWKDIDPIFSPDGKTVLFQSNRPVLGQPKRKGFDIWQSTKTKNGWSEAKHLGNVINTDSSESFASVTNSGTIYFMKANEDGKGSSDIYFSRKVNGEYQTAQNIGLPINTTERESNPYISAKEDYIIYFSTDPKGYGDVDLYISFKNNGKWTSPKNLGLPINSVDAEFCPFVHEKEKRIYFARQKKIAGTNRFIEESYWLPFDVSKYR encoded by the coding sequence ATGAAATGCATATTATTTTTAGCAGCCATCTTTAGCGCTGCTCTTATTTCTGCACAGAAAACTCCCCAGGTCTTTGAGCCCGGTATTATTTCTACAGGTGGCGAATTCGGTTTGACCATCTCGCCCGATTCAAAAACTGCTTTTTGGGTAAGGTCGAACGGTGGTAGGGATACCTTGATCATTCTGCAATCAGAAAAACGTAATGGTAAATGGCAGAAACCGGTGCCCGCCGTTTTTTCTACAAGAAATGCTGAATGGAAAGATATTGATCCGATATTCAGTCCTGATGGAAAGACAGTGTTGTTTCAATCGAACAGACCTGTGCTAGGTCAACCGAAACGGAAAGGCTTTGACATCTGGCAATCAACCAAAACAAAAAACGGATGGAGTGAAGCAAAACATCTCGGCAATGTGATCAATACCGATTCCTCTGAATCATTTGCTTCTGTGACTAATAGTGGAACCATTTATTTTATGAAAGCGAATGAAGATGGTAAGGGTAGTTCAGATATTTATTTTTCAAGGAAAGTAAATGGAGAATATCAAACAGCACAAAATATCGGTTTGCCCATCAACACAACCGAGCGTGAATCGAATCCTTACATATCAGCAAAGGAAGATTATATTATTTATTTTTCAACCGATCCGAAAGGATATGGCGATGTTGATCTTTACATCAGTTTCAAAAATAATGGCAAATGGACGTCGCCTAAAAACCTTGGCTTACCAATTAATTCTGTTGATGCAGAGTTTTGTCCTTTTGTTCATGAGAAAGAGAAACGTATTTACTTCGCACGGCAGA